One region of Mycobacterium riyadhense genomic DNA includes:
- a CDS encoding FAD-dependent oxidoreductase gives MRPFHVAIVGSGPSGFFAAASLLKAADSSDEIDVAVDMLEMLPTPWGLVRSGVAPDHPKIKSISKQFEKTAEDPRFRFYGNVVVGDHVEAAELAEHYDAVIYAVGAQSDRALNIPGEHLPGSIAAVDFVGWYNAHPHFEQMSPNLSGARAVVVGNGNVALDVARILVTDPDVLSRTDIADHALESLRPRGVEEVVIIGRRGPLQTAFTTLELRELADLDGVDVVIDPAELDGITDEDAAAVGKVCKQNIKVLRDYAGREPRPGHRRMVFRFLTSPIEIKGDGKVERIVLGRNELVTDDAGWVSAKDTGEREELPAQLIVRSVGYRGVPTPGLPFDDKRGTIPNTDGRVDGRRNEYVVGWIKRGPTGVIGTNKKDSQDTVDTLLGDLANAELADFPGDHADKLADWLTSRQPKLVTSAHWQNIDKFERAAGEPHGRPRVKLPNLAELLRIGHG, from the coding sequence ATGCGTCCATTTCACGTTGCGATCGTCGGCTCCGGGCCGTCCGGGTTCTTCGCCGCGGCGTCTTTGCTAAAAGCCGCTGACAGTTCCGACGAGATCGACGTGGCCGTCGACATGTTGGAGATGCTGCCGACGCCCTGGGGCCTGGTGCGCTCCGGCGTCGCACCCGATCATCCCAAGATCAAGTCGATCAGCAAGCAATTCGAAAAGACCGCCGAAGATCCGCGCTTCCGCTTCTACGGCAACGTGGTCGTGGGCGACCACGTCGAGGCCGCTGAACTCGCCGAACACTACGACGCCGTGATCTACGCCGTCGGCGCGCAGTCGGATCGCGCGCTGAACATTCCGGGTGAGCATCTGCCGGGCAGCATCGCCGCCGTCGATTTCGTCGGCTGGTACAACGCCCATCCACACTTTGAGCAGATGTCACCCAATTTGTCTGGCGCTCGCGCAGTTGTCGTCGGCAACGGCAACGTCGCACTGGACGTCGCACGCATTCTGGTCACCGACCCCGATGTGCTGTCACGGACCGATATCGCCGATCACGCGTTGGAATCGTTACGCCCGCGCGGCGTGGAGGAAGTGGTGATCATCGGCCGGCGCGGCCCGCTGCAGACGGCGTTCACCACGCTGGAGTTGCGCGAGCTGGCCGACCTGGACGGGGTTGACGTGGTGATCGACCCGGCCGAGCTCGACGGGATCACCGACGAGGATGCGGCGGCGGTGGGCAAGGTCTGCAAGCAGAACATCAAGGTGCTGCGCGACTATGCGGGCCGCGAGCCGCGCCCCGGACACCGTCGAATGGTGTTCCGGTTCTTGACATCTCCCATCGAGATCAAGGGCGACGGCAAAGTAGAGCGGATCGTGTTGGGCCGCAACGAACTGGTTACCGACGACGCCGGGTGGGTGTCGGCCAAGGACACCGGCGAGCGCGAGGAGTTGCCGGCCCAGTTGATCGTGCGGTCCGTCGGATACCGCGGTGTGCCAACTCCCGGGCTACCGTTCGACGACAAACGCGGAACCATCCCGAACACCGACGGCCGAGTGGATGGCCGGCGCAACGAATACGTCGTGGGATGGATCAAGCGGGGACCGACGGGTGTGATCGGCACCAACAAGAAGGACTCCCAAGACACCGTCGACACCCTGCTCGGCGATCTTGCCAACGCCGAGCTCGCGGACTTCCCAGGCGACCATGCCGACAAGCTTGCCGACTGGTTGACCTCACGTCAGCCGAAGCTGGTCACGTCGGCGCACTGGCAGAACATTGACAAGTTTGAGCGCGCGGCCGGGGAACCGCACGGGCGTCCGCGGGTGAAGCTGCCGAACCTGGCCGAGCTGCTGCGCATCGGGCACGGCTGA
- the prfB gene encoding peptide chain release factor 2, whose protein sequence is MEPDRQADIAALDSTLTTVERVLDVDGLKSRIEKLEHEASDPKLWDDQARAQRVTSELSHTQGELRRIEELRRRLDDLPVLYELAAEEEGAAADEALAEADAELKALRADIEATEVRTLLSGEYDEREALVTIRSGAGGVDAADWAEMLMRMYIRWAEQHKYGVEVFDTSYAEEAGIKSATFAVHAPFAYGTLSVEQGTHRLVRISPFDNQSRRQTSFAEVEVLPVVETTDHIDIPEGDIRVDVYRSSGPGGQSVNTTDSAVRLTHIPTGIVVTCQNEKSQLQNKVAAMRVLQAKLLERKRLEERAELDALKGEGGSSWGNQMRSYVLHPYQMVKDLRTEYEVGNPAAVLDGDLDGFLEAGIRWRNRKDDD, encoded by the coding sequence GTGGAACCTGACCGTCAAGCCGACATCGCCGCCCTTGACTCCACCCTTACCACAGTGGAGCGGGTGCTCGACGTCGACGGTCTCAAGAGCCGCATCGAAAAGCTCGAGCATGAGGCGTCCGATCCGAAATTGTGGGATGACCAGGCTCGTGCGCAGCGGGTGACCAGCGAGTTGTCCCACACTCAGGGTGAGCTGCGGCGCATCGAGGAATTGCGCCGCCGCCTGGACGACCTGCCCGTGCTCTACGAGCTCGCTGCAGAGGAAGAAGGCGCAGCAGCCGACGAAGCGCTCGCCGAGGCCGACGCCGAACTCAAGGCGCTGCGCGCCGACATCGAGGCCACCGAGGTGCGCACGCTGCTGTCGGGCGAATACGACGAGCGCGAGGCGCTAGTCACGATCCGTTCCGGCGCGGGCGGGGTCGATGCCGCCGACTGGGCCGAGATGCTGATGCGGATGTATATCCGCTGGGCGGAACAACACAAGTACGGCGTGGAAGTGTTCGACACCTCCTACGCGGAAGAGGCCGGGATCAAAAGCGCCACCTTCGCCGTGCACGCGCCGTTTGCCTACGGCACGCTGTCCGTGGAGCAAGGCACCCATCGGCTGGTGCGAATCAGCCCATTCGACAATCAGAGCCGACGGCAGACCTCGTTCGCTGAAGTGGAGGTACTGCCGGTGGTGGAGACCACCGACCACATCGATATCCCGGAGGGCGACATCCGGGTCGACGTCTACCGTTCCAGCGGGCCCGGCGGTCAATCGGTGAACACCACCGACTCCGCGGTTCGTTTGACCCACATCCCGACGGGTATTGTCGTGACTTGTCAGAACGAGAAGTCGCAGCTACAAAACAAGGTGGCGGCGATGCGGGTGCTTCAAGCAAAGTTGTTGGAGCGCAAGCGTTTAGAAGAGCGCGCCGAGTTAGATGCCTTGAAGGGCGAGGGCGGCAGCTCCTGGGGCAACCAGATGCGGTCCTACGTGCTGCACCCCTACCAGATGGTCAAGGATCTGCGCACCGAGTACGAGGTGGGCAATCCGGCGGCCGTTCTGGACGGAGACCTCGACGGGTTCCTGGAAGCGGGCATCCGGTGGCGCAACCGAAAAGATGACGATTAA
- a CDS encoding ISNCY family transposase has translation MFRTVGDQVSLWEAVLPAELLKLPDELARVDGLLDDPVFFAPFEPFFDTRIGRPSTPMETYLRLMFLKFRYRLGYESLCREVADSITWRRFCRIGLDGSVPHPTTLMKLTTRCGSAAVDGLNEVLLAKAAEAKLLRTNRIRVDTTVVPANVAYPTDSSLLAKATRRIAGIGKRIQAAGGAVRTQLRDRSRAAGKRAHAIASKLRSRAALGRDEAKAAVLTSTGELAVLAKTAAREAERLLVNAKRAVRRAQVKAADLRARGEHDAAAGRRRGRLVRAVNDLAKLLEATRQIVAQTQQRVAGHIPDGASRRVSLHDGDARPIAKGRLGRPVEFGHKAQIVDNDDGIVLDHRVEQGNPPDAPQLAPAVKRVTKRARRTPGTVTADRGYGEERVENDLHDLGVRTVVIPRKGKPGKARQAEEHRPAFRRTIKWRTGSEGRISTLKRNYGWSRSSIDGTEGTRIWTGHGVLAHNLVKISGLAA, from the coding sequence GTGTTTCGTACTGTAGGCGATCAGGTGTCGCTTTGGGAGGCAGTGCTTCCCGCGGAGTTGTTGAAGTTGCCCGATGAGTTGGCGCGGGTCGATGGGCTGCTCGATGATCCGGTGTTCTTCGCCCCGTTCGAGCCGTTCTTCGATACACGGATCGGGCGTCCGTCCACGCCGATGGAGACCTATCTGCGGTTGATGTTCTTGAAGTTCCGTTACCGGCTGGGCTATGAGTCGCTGTGCCGAGAAGTCGCGGATTCGATCACTTGGCGCCGGTTCTGCCGGATCGGACTGGATGGGTCGGTGCCGCATCCGACCACGTTGATGAAGCTGACCACCCGGTGTGGCAGTGCGGCGGTCGACGGGCTCAATGAGGTGCTGTTGGCCAAGGCGGCTGAGGCGAAGTTGTTGCGTACTAATCGGATTCGGGTGGATACCACGGTGGTGCCGGCTAATGTGGCCTATCCGACCGATTCGAGTCTGCTGGCCAAGGCGACGCGCCGGATCGCCGGGATCGGCAAGCGGATCCAGGCCGCTGGGGGCGCGGTGCGCACCCAGCTGCGGGACCGCTCCCGCGCGGCGGGCAAGCGCGCGCACGCGATCGCGTCGAAACTGCGCTCTCGCGCCGCGCTGGGCCGCGACGAGGCCAAGGCCGCGGTGCTGACCAGCACCGGGGAGCTGGCTGTGCTGGCCAAAACCGCGGCGCGCGAGGCCGAGCGGCTACTGGTCAACGCCAAGCGGGCGGTGCGCCGGGCCCAGGTCAAAGCTGCCGACCTGCGCGCCCGCGGCGAGCATGATGCAGCAGCCGGCCGGCGACGTGGCCGGCTGGTGCGTGCGGTCAACGACCTGGCCAAACTGCTGGAAGCGACGCGGCAGATCGTGGCGCAGACCCAGCAGCGCGTCGCCGGGCACATCCCGGACGGGGCGAGTCGGCGGGTCAGCCTTCACGACGGCGATGCCCGCCCGATCGCCAAGGGCAGGCTGGGCCGGCCGGTCGAGTTCGGGCACAAGGCCCAGATCGTCGACAACGACGACGGCATCGTCCTGGACCACCGTGTGGAGCAAGGCAATCCACCCGACGCGCCGCAACTAGCGCCCGCGGTCAAACGGGTCACCAAACGCGCCCGGCGTACCCCGGGCACCGTCACCGCCGACCGCGGCTACGGCGAGGAACGCGTCGAAAACGACCTGCACGACCTCGGTGTACGTACGGTCGTGATACCGCGAAAAGGCAAACCCGGCAAGGCTCGGCAAGCCGAGGAACACCGGCCAGCCTTCCGACGAACAATCAAGTGGCGCACCGGCAGCGAAGGCCGCATCAGCACTCTCAAACGAAACTACGGTTGGAGCCGCTCCTCCATCGATGGCACCGAAGGAACCCGAATCTGGACCGGACACGGCGTCCTCGCCCACAACCTAGTCAAGATCAGCGGCCTCGCAGCATGA
- a CDS encoding mechanosensitive ion channel family protein: MGEWIITRGLRIVMLLIAAVLAARFVNWVAQRVTKQLDIGFAESDALVRSEATKHRQAVASVISWVSIVIIAIVVVMQIADVLQLSVGGLIAPATVLGAALGFGAQQLVKDLLAGFFIIVERQYGFGDLVKLTIQGSTTDATGTVENVTLRVTKLRSPDGEVFTVPNGQIVKSVNLSKDWARAVVDIPVSTSADLNRVNEVLHQECEHARDNAALGELLLDAPTVMGVERIEIDTVTLRLVARTLPGKQFEAGRQLRVLVIRALARAGIVTAADATVGVVDDPAMPQR, from the coding sequence ATCGGCGAATGGATCATCACCAGGGGTCTGCGCATCGTCATGTTGCTCATTGCGGCGGTGCTTGCGGCCCGATTCGTCAATTGGGTGGCGCAACGAGTGACCAAGCAGCTCGACATCGGCTTTGCTGAAAGCGATGCGTTGGTGCGCTCCGAGGCAACCAAACACCGCCAGGCCGTTGCGTCGGTGATCTCCTGGGTGTCGATCGTCATCATCGCGATCGTGGTCGTCATGCAGATCGCCGACGTCCTGCAATTGTCGGTGGGTGGGCTGATCGCGCCGGCGACCGTGCTCGGTGCGGCACTGGGTTTTGGTGCCCAACAACTGGTCAAGGATCTGCTCGCCGGCTTCTTCATCATCGTCGAGCGGCAATACGGCTTCGGAGACCTCGTCAAGCTCACCATTCAGGGGTCGACGACGGATGCGACCGGCACCGTCGAGAACGTGACGTTGCGGGTCACCAAGTTGCGTTCGCCCGACGGCGAGGTGTTCACCGTTCCGAACGGCCAGATCGTCAAGTCGGTCAATCTCAGCAAGGACTGGGCACGCGCGGTGGTGGACATCCCGGTCTCCACCAGTGCCGACCTCAACCGGGTCAACGAGGTCTTGCACCAGGAGTGCGAACACGCCCGTGACAATGCGGCGCTGGGGGAGTTGCTGCTGGACGCACCCACGGTGATGGGGGTGGAACGCATCGAAATCGACACCGTCACATTGCGGTTGGTGGCCCGTACGCTGCCCGGCAAGCAGTTTGAGGCTGGCCGGCAGTTGCGAGTGCTGGTCATCCGGGCGCTGGCCCGCGCCGGCATCGTCACCGCGGCCGATGCGACGGTGGGTGTTGTTGACGATCCAGCGATGCCACAGCGGTGA
- the ftsE gene encoding cell division ATP-binding protein FtsE: MITLDHVTKQYKSSARPALDDVNVKIDKGEFVFLIGPSGSGKSTFMRLLLAADTPTTGDIRVSKFHVNKLRGRQVPKLRQVIGCVFQDFRLLQQKTVYDNVAFALEVIGKRTDAINRVVPEVLETVGLSGKANRLPNELSGGEQQRVAIARAFVNRPLVLLADEPTGNLDPDTSKDIMDLLERINRTGTTVLMATHDHHIVDSMRQRVVELSLGRLVRDEQRGVYGMDR; encoded by the coding sequence ATGATCACCCTGGACCATGTCACCAAGCAGTACAAATCGTCGGCACGTCCGGCGCTGGATGACGTCAACGTCAAAATCGACAAGGGTGAGTTCGTCTTCCTGATCGGCCCGTCGGGTTCGGGTAAGTCGACATTCATGCGGCTGCTGCTGGCCGCGGACACGCCGACAACCGGCGACATCCGAGTCTCGAAGTTTCATGTCAACAAGCTCCGCGGCCGCCAGGTGCCGAAACTGCGTCAGGTGATCGGCTGCGTCTTCCAGGACTTCCGGTTGCTGCAGCAAAAGACTGTGTACGACAACGTCGCCTTCGCGCTGGAGGTGATCGGCAAACGCACCGACGCCATCAACCGGGTAGTGCCCGAAGTGCTCGAAACGGTCGGTTTGTCGGGCAAGGCCAACCGGCTGCCCAACGAGTTGTCCGGCGGCGAGCAGCAGCGCGTCGCAATCGCCCGCGCATTTGTCAACCGGCCGCTGGTGTTACTGGCCGACGAGCCCACTGGCAACCTCGACCCAGATACCAGTAAGGACATCATGGATTTGTTGGAGCGGATCAACCGCACCGGAACGACGGTGCTGATGGCGACACACGACCACCACATCGTCGACTCGATGCGGCAGCGGGTGGTCGAGTTGTCGCTGGGCAGGCTGGTTCGCGACGAACAGCGTGGTGTCTACGGGATGGATCGCTAG
- the ftsX gene encoding permease-like cell division protein FtsX has translation MRFGFLLNEVLTGFRRNVTMTIAMILTTAISIGLFGGGLLVVLLADHSRAIYLDRVETQVFLTDDVSSNDPSCDANPCKALRERIEGRQDVKSVRFLNRQQAYDDAIRKFPQYKDVAGKDSFPASFIVKLNNPEQHKDFDTAMQGQPGVLSVLNQKDLIDRLFAVLDGLSKAAFAVALVQAIGAILLIANMVQVAAYTRRTEIGIMRLVGASRWYTQLPFLVEATLAATFGVAIAIAGLMLVRALFLDNALNQFYQANLIARVDYADILYISPFLLLLGVAMAGVTAYITLRIYVRR, from the coding sequence GTGCGATTCGGCTTCCTGCTCAACGAGGTCCTGACCGGCTTTCGTCGCAATGTCACCATGACGATCGCGATGATCCTGACGACAGCGATCTCGATCGGCCTGTTCGGTGGCGGTCTGTTGGTGGTTCTGCTGGCCGACCACTCTCGGGCCATTTACCTCGACCGGGTCGAGACACAGGTGTTCCTCACCGACGACGTCTCCTCCAACGACCCGTCCTGCGACGCCAACCCGTGCAAGGCGCTGCGAGAGCGGATCGAAGGACGGCAAGACGTCAAATCCGTGCGGTTTCTCAACCGTCAGCAGGCCTACGACGATGCCATCCGGAAGTTTCCGCAGTACAAGGACGTCGCCGGCAAGGATTCCTTCCCGGCATCGTTCATCGTCAAGCTGAACAACCCCGAGCAGCACAAAGACTTCGACACCGCGATGCAGGGTCAGCCTGGGGTGCTGTCGGTGCTCAATCAGAAGGATTTGATCGACCGATTGTTCGCGGTGCTAGACGGTTTGAGTAAGGCGGCGTTCGCCGTTGCGTTGGTTCAGGCCATCGGTGCGATTCTGTTGATCGCCAACATGGTCCAAGTGGCCGCCTATACGCGGCGCACCGAGATCGGCATCATGCGCCTGGTCGGCGCGAGCCGCTGGTATACCCAGTTGCCCTTTCTGGTGGAGGCGACGCTGGCCGCGACTTTTGGTGTCGCCATCGCGATCGCCGGCTTGATGTTGGTGCGGGCGTTGTTCCTGGACAATGCGCTCAACCAGTTCTATCAAGCAAATCTGATAGCCCGAGTCGACTATGCCGACATTCTCTATATCTCCCCATTCCTGCTCTTGCTGGGCGTGGCGATGGCCGGCGTGACGGCATACATAACGTTGCGCATATACGTACGGCGGTAG
- the smpB gene encoding SsrA-binding protein SmpB, whose translation MSKKPGAAKGTRGTGKQIIASNRKARHNYSIIEVYEAGVSLQGTEVKSLREGHASLVDAFATVDDGEIWLRNLHIPEYQHGSWTNHDPRRNRKLLLHRRQIDTLIGKIREGNFALVPLSLYFFEGKVKVELALARGKQAHDKRQDMARRDAQREVLRELGRRAKGM comes from the coding sequence GTGTCCAAGAAGCCTGGCGCGGCTAAGGGGACTAGGGGGACTGGCAAACAGATCATCGCCAGCAACCGCAAAGCCCGTCACAACTACTCGATCATCGAGGTGTATGAAGCCGGCGTCTCACTGCAGGGGACTGAGGTGAAGAGCCTGCGGGAGGGGCACGCGTCCCTGGTCGACGCGTTCGCCACCGTCGACGACGGTGAAATCTGGCTGCGCAACCTGCACATTCCCGAGTACCAGCACGGCAGCTGGACCAACCACGACCCGCGACGCAACCGCAAGCTGCTGTTGCACCGCCGCCAGATCGACACCCTGATCGGCAAGATCCGCGAAGGCAACTTCGCGTTGGTGCCGTTGTCGCTGTACTTCTTTGAGGGCAAGGTCAAGGTCGAACTCGCGTTGGCGCGCGGTAAGCAAGCCCACGACAAGCGTCAGGACATGGCCCGCCGCGACGCCCAGCGCGAAGTGCTGCGCGAGTTGGGGCGCCGAGCCAAGGGCATGTGA
- a CDS encoding maleylpyruvate isomerase family mycothiol-dependent enzyme, translating to MADRPVTKVDKSDVLAGLFAVWDDIGVLLDGLAETDWQAPSALPGWDVKAVVSHIIGTESFLAGIAAPQPDIDVKTLEHVRNDIGAMNECWVRHLSGESSAELVARFRAVTNDRRKALESMSDEDWNAVTVTPGGPDSYGRFMRVRVFDCWMHEQDIRVGLGRPSSDAELDGPAFQLALDEISSTMGFVVGKLGKAPNGSRVLFELTGPLARSIRVSVDGRAQVVDDFGGQEPTATIRLDGLQFTRLAGGRPLCPGRSPDVELDGDRDVAGRIVERLNFVI from the coding sequence ATGGCCGATCGTCCCGTCACCAAAGTCGACAAATCCGATGTACTAGCTGGCCTTTTCGCCGTATGGGACGACATCGGCGTTCTGCTGGACGGGCTGGCCGAAACGGACTGGCAGGCGCCGTCGGCGCTGCCCGGCTGGGATGTGAAAGCCGTGGTATCGCACATCATCGGTACCGAGTCGTTCCTGGCCGGAATCGCCGCACCCCAACCGGACATCGACGTCAAGACGCTTGAGCATGTGCGCAACGACATCGGAGCGATGAATGAGTGCTGGGTGCGCCATCTCAGCGGGGAGTCGAGCGCCGAGCTGGTTGCGCGGTTTCGTGCGGTGACCAACGACCGGCGCAAGGCGCTGGAGAGCATGTCCGACGAGGACTGGAACGCCGTGACCGTGACGCCGGGGGGACCGGACAGCTACGGGCGGTTCATGCGGGTGCGGGTCTTCGACTGCTGGATGCATGAGCAAGACATTCGTGTGGGGTTAGGGCGGCCATCTTCCGATGCCGAGCTCGATGGGCCGGCGTTCCAACTGGCGCTCGACGAGATCTCGTCCACGATGGGGTTCGTCGTCGGCAAGCTCGGGAAGGCGCCCAACGGCTCGCGCGTCCTGTTCGAGCTGACCGGTCCGCTGGCCCGCAGCATCCGCGTCTCCGTCGACGGGCGCGCCCAGGTGGTCGACGACTTCGGCGGGCAGGAGCCGACGGCGACGATCCGGCTGGACGGGCTGCAGTTCACCAGGCTTGCTGGCGGGCGCCCTCTGTGCCCTGGGCGCTCTCCGGATGTCGAGCTCGATGGCGACCGGGATGTTGCTGGGCGGATTGTCGAGCGGCTGAACTTCGTGATCTGA
- a CDS encoding SDR family oxidoreductase, which produces MNTSPTAIDPEAPVLVTGASGYIGSWIVRLLLEAGRTVHGTVRNPQKTSGLAHLHKLSDDHPGRLRLFKADLLERASFDEAMDGCELVMHTASPFLLSGFKDPQEALVRPALEGTRNVLDSVNRTQSVKRVVLTSSVVAIYGDVCESRDVPGGVFTDEHWNTTSSVDHQPYPYSKTVAEREAWRYVKAQLRWDMVTIHPGLVLGPALTTASDSASLSTMKQFTDGTLLTGAPALTMGVVDVRDVADAHLRAGFTPEAHGRYIVNADSLTLLQVGKMLRRRYGPLYPFPRTTTPKVVVKAVAPIVGLTRKFVDRNVGYPLAFDNSRSLDELGLTYRPVEQTVTEHFQQMLDDGLVRRRPGSRPSGSHSSAPTRR; this is translated from the coding sequence ATGAACACGTCACCGACGGCGATCGACCCGGAAGCGCCGGTCCTCGTCACGGGTGCCAGCGGCTACATCGGCAGCTGGATCGTCCGATTGCTCCTCGAAGCGGGACGCACTGTCCACGGCACGGTGCGTAACCCGCAGAAGACTTCCGGTTTGGCGCATCTGCACAAGCTCTCAGACGATCATCCCGGTCGGCTCCGACTGTTCAAGGCAGACCTGCTCGAACGCGCCAGCTTTGACGAGGCGATGGACGGATGCGAACTCGTCATGCACACCGCATCGCCATTTCTGCTCTCTGGGTTCAAGGATCCGCAGGAAGCGCTCGTGCGCCCGGCGCTGGAAGGCACCCGCAACGTGCTGGACTCGGTCAACCGCACGCAATCCGTCAAGCGCGTGGTGCTGACCAGCAGCGTGGTCGCGATCTACGGCGATGTCTGTGAGTCTCGTGATGTTCCCGGCGGCGTCTTCACCGACGAACACTGGAACACCACCAGCAGCGTTGACCACCAACCGTATCCGTATTCCAAGACAGTGGCCGAGCGGGAGGCGTGGCGCTACGTTAAGGCGCAGCTGCGCTGGGACATGGTCACCATTCACCCCGGCCTGGTCCTAGGGCCTGCCCTGACCACCGCCAGCGACTCCGCGAGCCTGAGCACAATGAAGCAGTTCACCGACGGCACCCTGCTCACCGGAGCTCCCGCGTTGACCATGGGTGTGGTGGACGTGCGTGATGTGGCCGATGCTCATCTGCGTGCCGGCTTCACCCCCGAGGCCCACGGCCGTTACATCGTCAACGCGGATTCGCTGACTCTGCTGCAGGTCGGCAAGATGCTGCGCCGCCGGTACGGCCCGCTCTATCCGTTCCCGAGGACGACAACGCCCAAAGTGGTGGTGAAGGCCGTCGCACCCATTGTGGGGCTGACGCGAAAGTTCGTCGACCGCAACGTGGGTTATCCGCTGGCATTCGATAACAGCCGCAGCCTAGACGAGCTGGGACTGACCTATCGGCCCGTCGAGCAGACGGTCACCGAGCACTTCCAACAGATGCTCGATGACGGTCTGGTCCGCCGCAGGCCCGGTAGCCGACCGAGCGGATCGCACAGCTCAGCACCCACTCGACGGTAG